A genomic segment from Mustela lutreola isolate mMusLut2 chromosome 15, mMusLut2.pri, whole genome shotgun sequence encodes:
- the CDK5R1 gene encoding cyclin-dependent kinase 5 activator 1 yields the protein MGTVLSLSPSYRKATLFEDGAATVGHYTAVQNSKNAKDKNLKRHSIISVLPWKRIVAVSAKKKNSKKVQPNSSYQNNITHLNNENLKKSLSCANLSTFAQPPPAQPPAPAAGQLSGSQSGVSSSVKKAPHPALTSTGTPKRVIVQASTSELLRCLGEFLCRRCYRLKHLSPTDPVLWLRSVDRSLLLQGWQDQGFITPANVVFLYMLCRDVISSEVGSDHELQAILLTCLYLSYSYMGNEISYPLKPFLVESCKEAFWDRCLSVINLMSSKMLQINADPHYFTQVFSDLKNESGQEDKKRLLLGLDR from the coding sequence ATGGGCACGGTGCTGTCCCTGTCCCCCAGCTACCGGAAGGCCACGTTGTTTGAGGATGGCGCGGCCACGGTGGGCCACTACACGGCCGTGCAGAACAGCAAGAACGCCAAGGACAAGAACCTGAAGCGGCACTCCATCATCTCCGTGCTGCCGTGGAAGAGGATCGTGGCCGTGTCGGCCAAGAAGAAGAACTCCAAGAAGGTGCAGCCGAACAGCAGCTACCAGAACAACATCACGCACCTCAACAATGAGAATCTGAAGAAGTCGCTGTCGTGCGCCAACCTGTCCACGTTCGCCCAGCCCCCACCGGCCCAGCCGCCCGCACCCGCTGCCGGCCAGCTCTCGGGCTCCCAGAGCGGGGTCTCCTCCTCCGTCAAGAAGGCCCCGCACCCTGCCCTCACCTCCACAGGGACGCCCAAACGTGTCATCGTCCAGGCGTCCACGAGCGAGCTGCTGCGCTGCCTGGGCGAGTTTCTGTGCCGCCGGTGCTACCGCCTAAAGCACCTGTCCCCCACGGACCCTGTGCTCTGGCTGCGCAGCGTGGACCGCTCGCTGCTCCTGCAGGGCTGGCAGGACCAGGGCTTCATCACGCCCGCCAACGTGGTCTTCCTCTACATGCTGTGCAGGGATGTCATCTCCTCCGAGGTGGGCTCGGACCACGAGCTCCAGGCCATCCTGCTGACCTGCCTGTACCTCTCCTACTCCTACATGGGCAACGAGATCTCCTACCCGCTCAAGCCCTTCCTGGTGGAGAGCTGCAAGGAGGCCTTTTGGGACCGCTGCCTCTCCGTCATCAACCTCATGAGCTCCAAGATGCTGCAGATCAACGCTGACCCGCACTACTTCACGCAGGTGTTCTCCGACCTGAAGAACGAGAGTGGTCAGGAGGACAAGAAACGGCTCCTCCTTGGGCTTGATCGGTGA